In Drosophila yakuba strain Tai18E2 chromosome X, Prin_Dyak_Tai18E2_2.1, whole genome shotgun sequence, a single genomic region encodes these proteins:
- the LOC6524078 gene encoding coronin-7 isoform X3 has protein sequence MAWRFKASKYKNAAPIVPKAEACVREICVGSYQTYGNNIAASGAFMAFNWEHTGSSVAVLPLDDCGRKSKTMPLLHGHTDTVTDLKFSPFHDGLLATASQDCLVKIWHIPEKGLEQSLSDPEAIFSHKQRRVETVGFHPTADGLMYSTAAGCVALFDLSTQKEIFSNNEHPEVIQSASWREDGTVLATSCKDKNVRIFDPRAAGSPIQLTAESHQSIKDSRVVWLGNQHRILTTGFDAARLRQVIIRDVRNFNTPEKTLELDCSTGILMPLFDPDTNMLFLAGKGDTTINYLEITEKDPYLIEGLRHTGEQTKGACLVPKRALKVMEAEVNRVLQLTSNMVIPIMYQVPRKTYRDFHADLYPETTGYKTELVAGEWLNGSNQAVPKMSLDPAKREHGDEPIIPRLGPKPFSSTTGDVSFDKVFAVPLAPGSHENISNVGQDSGVEMTPAQGAKPDLIVEIEIKKKPEREPAVAGNGVQKSLTTSERRKSSADDDESSDKIFEQNSESSENSTEGEDRTDADLRRNCTSRSSFAERRRIYENRSKSQVDEKPQSPVPLRREHSKVEPLKPSQQQQQQGNVIDTKRISVPEGKLMEEHRRGNGAGLKKSATEAAFSAASTKRTSTVFGKVSKFRHLKGTPGHKSTHIENLRNLSRQIPGECNGFHANQERVAVPLSGPGGKIAIFELSRPGRLPDGVIPSLVNGSNIMDFQWDPFDAQRLAVACDDGIVKIWHIEAGGLSEPTNTPAGELTAHLDKIYFIRFHPLAADVLLTASYDMTIKLWDLRTMTEKCSLSGHTDQIFDFAWSPCGRLGATVCKDGKIRVYNPRKSETPIREGNGPVGTRGARITWALEGHYIVCTGFDKVSERQISVYNAQKLSAPLNTASLDVSPSILIPFYDEDSSTLFVTGKGDSTIYCYEITDEEPYICPLSHHRCTSLHQGLSFLTKNHCDVASVEFSKAYRLTNTTIEPLSFTVPRIKSELFQDDLFPPTRITWSATLSSEDWFASNDKAAPKVSLKPEGMETLSSIQQVPAQPVKKPDHPQFGGQKSEYEINKQQEIQKSVSARMEFTTKLEQDDMEGVDENEWQE, from the exons ATGGCCTGGCGATTCAAGGCTTCCAAGTACAAAAATGCCGCACCCATTGTGCCCAAAGCGGAGGCATGCGTCCGCGAGATCTGCGTGGGCAGCTACCAGACGTACGGCAACAACATTGCCGCCTCCGGCGCCTTCATGGCCTTTAACTGGGAGCACACCGGCTCCAGCGTCGCTGTCCTCCCGCTGGATGACTGCGGCCGGAAGAGCAAGACCATGCCGCTGCTCCATGGGCACACGGACACAGTGACGGACCTCAAGTTCTCCCCGTTTCACGACGGGCTGCTGGCCACCGCCTCGCAGGATTGCCTG GTCAAGATCTGGCACATACCGGAAAAAGGTCTAGAGCAGTCGCTTTCCGATCCGGAGGCCATCTTCTCACACAAGCAGAGACGCGTAGAGACAGTGGGCTTCCATCCAACGGCCGACGGCTTGATGTACTCCACAGCCGCCGGCTGCGTGGCTCTCTTCGATCTCAGCACCCAAAAGGAGATATTCT CGAACAATGAGCATCCCGAGGTGATACAGTCGGCCAGTTGGCGCGAGGATGGCACCGTATTGGCCACCAGTTGCAAGGATAAGAATGTGCGAATCTTCGATCCCCGTGCCGCTGGTTCACCCATCCAGCTGACTGCTGAGTCGCATCAGAGCATCAAGGACTCGCGGGTGGTGTGGCTGGGAAATCAGCACCGCATTCTGACCACAGGCTTCGATGCGGCCCGACTGCGACAGGTGATCATCCGCGATGTGCGCAACTTTAACACGCCAGAGAAAACTCTCGAACTGGACTGCTCCACGGGCATACTGATGCCCCTCTTCGATCCCGACACCAATATGCTTTTCCTAGCCGGAAAAGGTGACACAACCATTAACTACTTGGAGATTACGGAGAAGGATCCGTATTTAATTGAGGGCTTGCGTCATACTGGCGAGCAGACAAAGGGTGCGTGTCTGGTGCCCAAGCGGGCACTTAAAGTCATGGAGGCAGAGGTTAACCGGGTGTTGCAATTGACCTCCAACATGGTCATACCCATCATGTACCAGGTGCCCAGAAAG ACATACCGTGATTTCCACGCTGATCTATATCCGGAGACCACTGGCTATAAGACAGAACTGGTGGCCGGCGAGTGGCTGAATGGCAGCAACCAGGCGGTACCCAAGATGAGCCTTGATCCCGCCAAGCGCGAGCATGGCGATGAGCCAATTATT CCACGTTTGGGTCCCAAGCCCTTCTCCAGCACCACAGGTGACGTTTCGTTTGACAAGGTGTTCGCTGTGCCCTTGGCTCCGGGATCCCACGAGAATATCTCGAACGTGGGGCAGGACAGCGGAGTGGAGATGACACCCGCTCAGGGAGCCAAACCGGATCTCATTGTGGAAATCGAAATTAAAA AGAAACCCGAAAGGGAACCTGCTGTGGCTGGAAACGGAGTCCAGAAGTCACTGACCACCTCGGAGCGCCGTAAG TCCTCGGCTGACGATGATGAATCATCCGACAAG ATATTCGAGCAAAACTCGGAGTCCTCGGAGAACTCGACGGAGGGCGAAGATCGCACGGATGCGGATTTGCGAAGGAACTGCACCTCCAGGAGCAGCTTTGCCGAGCGACGGCGTATATACGAGAATCGCTCCAAGAGTCAGGTGGACGAGAAGCCTCAGTCGCCAGTTCCATT ACGTCGCGAGCACTCCAAGGTGGAGCCCCTGAAGCCCagtcaacagcagcagcagcagggcaaTGTGATCGACACCAAGCGCATCTCTGTCCCAGAGGGTAAATTAATGGAGGAGCACCGCCGCGGAAACGGCGCTGGACTTAAAAAATCCGCCACTGAGGCGGCATTCAGTGCTGCCAGCACCAAACGCACCTCCACCGTTTTTGGCAAGGTGTCCAAGTTCAGGCACTTGAAGGGCACCCCTGGTCACAAGTCCACGCACATCGAGAACTTGCGCAACCTAAGTCGCCAGATTCCGGGCGAGTGCAATGGCTTCCACGCCAACCAGGAGCGCGTCGCAGTGCCACTTTCTGGGCCCGGCGGCAAGATAGCCATCTTTGAGTTGAGCCGCCCTGGACGGTTGCCCGATGGCGTTATTCCGTCGCTCGTGAACGGCAGCAACATAATGGACTTCCAGTGGGATCCGTTTGATGCCCAGCGATTGGCTGTGGCCTGCGACGATGGCATCGTAAAAATCTGGCATATTGAAGCCGGCGGATTGAGTGAGCCGACAAACACACCTGCCGGCGAGCTGACCGCTCACCTGGACAAGATTTACTTCATACGCTTCCACCCGCTGGCTGCTGATGTTCTGCTAACCGCCAGCTACGATATGACCATCAAGCTGTGGGATTTGCGCACCATGACAGAGAAGTGCTCGCTTTCGGGGCATACAGATCAGATCTTTGACTTCGCCTGGAGTCCCTGCGGCCGGTTGGGCGCCACCGTATGCAAGGATGGTAAGATTAGGGTATACAACCCAAGGAAATCGGAGACACCCATACGGGAAGGCAATGGACCGGTCGGCACTCGCGGAGCTCGGATCACCTGGGCGTTGGAGGGACATTACATCGTCTGCACTGGTTTCGACAA GGTTTCGGAGCGACAGATCAGCGTGTACAATGCACAAAAATTGTCCGCCCCGTTGAACACTGCTAGTTTGGATGTCTCACCCTCCATATTGATCCCATTCTATGACGAAGATAGCTCCACACTGTTTGTTACGGGCAAGGGTGACTCCACCATCTACTGCTACGAGATCACCGACGAGGAGCCGTACATCTGCCCACTGTCGCACCATCGTTGCACCTCGCTGCACCAGGGCCTCAGTTTCCTCACGAAGAACCACTGCGACGTGGCCAGCGTGGAGTTCTCGAAGGCCTATCGGCTAACCAATACCACAATTGAGCCCCTGAGTTTCACTGTGCCCCGCATCAAG AGCGAGCTGTTCCAAGACGATCTGTTCCCACCCACACGCATCACCTGGAGCGCCACTCTAAGCTCCGAGGATTGGTTCGCTAGCAATGACAAGGCGGCACCCAAGGTCAGCCTCAAGCCAGAGGGCATGGAAACTT TATCTTCCATACAGCAAGTGCCAGCGCAGCCCGTCAAGAAGCCGGATCATCCTCAGTTCGGTGGTCAGAAGTCCGAGTACGAGATCAACAAGCAGCAGGAG ATCCAGAAATCAGTAAGCGCGCGTATGGAGTTCACCACCAAGCTGGAGCAGGACGACATGGAGGGCGTGGACGAGAACGAGTGGCAGGAGTAG